The following proteins are co-located in the Rattus norvegicus strain BN/NHsdMcwi chromosome X, GRCr8, whole genome shotgun sequence genome:
- the Atp6ap1 gene encoding V-type proton ATPase subunit S1 precursor: MMAATVVSRIRTGTRWAPVLWLLLSLVAVAAAVAAEQQVPLVLWSSDRDLWAPVADTHEGHITSDMQLSTYLDPALELGPRNVLLFLQDKLSIEDFTAYGGVFGNKQDSAFSNLENALDLAPSSLVLPAVDWYAISTLTTYLQEKLGASPLHVDLATLKELKLNASLPALLLIRLPYTASSGLMAPREVLTGNDEVIGQVLSTLESEDVPYTAALTAVRPSRVARDVAMVAGGLGRQLLQTQVASPAIHPPVSYNDTAPRILFWAQNFSVAYKDEWKDLTSLTFGVENLNLTGSFWNDSFAMLSLTYEPLFGATVTFKFILASRFYPVSARYWFTMERLEIHSNGSVAHFNVSQVTGPSIYSFHCEYVSSLSKKGSLLVTNVPSLWQMTLHNFQIQAFNVTGEQFSYASDCAGFFSPGIWMGLLTTLFMLFIFTYGLHMILSLKTMDRFDDHKGPTITLTQIV; the protein is encoded by the exons ATGATGGCGGCAACAGTGGTATCTCGGATACGAACCGGGACACGGTGGGCTCCAGTCCTGTGGCTGCTTCTGTCGTTGGTGGCAGTGGCGGCAGCAGTGGCTGCGGAGCAGCAGGTGCCACTGGTACTGTGGTCGAGTGACCG GgacctctgggctcctgtggccGACACACATGAGGGTCATATTACCAGCGATATGCAGCTTTCTACCTACTTAGACCCTGCCCTGGAGCTGGGCCCCCGCAATGTATTGCTGTTCCTGCAGGACAAG CTAAGCATTGAGGATTTCACAGCATACGGTGGTGTGTTTGGAAATAAACAGGACAGTGCCTTTTCTAACCTGGAG AATGCCCTGGACTTGGCCCCCTCCTCACTGGTACTTCCTGCTGTGGACTGGTATGCAATCAGCACTCTGACCACCTACCTACAGGAGAAGCTTGGGGCTAGTCCCTTGCATGTGGATCTAGCTACCCTAAAGGAGCTGAAGCTCAATGCCAGCCTTCCTGCCCTGCTGCTCATCCGTCTGCCCTACACAGCCAG CTCCGGTCTGATGGCGCCCAGGGAGGTCCTTACAGGTAATG ATGAGGTCATCGGACAGGTACTGAGCACACTTGAGTCTGAAGATGTTCCTTACACCGCGGCTCTTACTGCAGTCCGCCCTTCTAGA GTGGCCCGTGATGTAGCCATGGTGGCTGGGGGTCTAGGTCGCCAGCTGCTTCAGACTCAGGTGGCATCACCTGCGATCCATCCTCCTGTGAGTTACAATGACACTGCCCCAAGGATCCTGTTTTGGGCACAAAACTTCTCTGTGGCATACAAAGACGAATGGAAAGACTTGACCTCCCTCACCTTTGGTGTGGAGAATCTTAACTTGACCGGCTCCTTCTGGAATGACTCCTTTGCCAT GCTTTCACTGACCTATGAACCACTCTTTGGTGCAACAGTGACATTCAA GTTCATTCTGGCTAGTCGCTTCTACCCAGTATCTGCCCGATATTGGTTTACCATGGAACGACTTGAAATCCACAGCAATGGCTCGGTTGCCCATTTCAATGTTTCCCAAGTCACAGGACCTAGTATCTATTCTTTCCACTGTGAGTACGTCAGCAGTCTGAGCAAGAAAGGCAGTCTCCTTGTGACCAACGTGCCCTCCCTCTGGCAGATGACTCTTCATAACTTCCAG ATCCAAGCCTTCAATGTGACTGGTGAACAGTTCTCCTATGCTAGCGACTGTGCTGGCTTCTTCTCTCCGGGCATCTGGATGGGGCTGCTCACCACCCTCTTCATGCTTTTCATATTCACCTATGGTCTGCACATGATACTCAGCCTAAAGACCATGGATCGCTTTGATGACCACAAGGGCCCCACCATCACTTTGACCCAGATTGTGTGA
- the Gdi1 gene encoding rab GDP dissociation inhibitor alpha: MDEEYDVIVLGTGLTECILSGIMSVNGKKVLHMDRNPYYGGESSSITPLEELYKRFQLLEGPPESMGRGRDWNVDLIPKFLMANGQLVKMLLYTEVTRYLDFKVVEGSFVYKGGKIYKVPSTETEALASNLMGMFEKRRFRKFLVFVANFDENDPKTFEGVDPQTTSMRDVYRKFDLGQDVIDFTGHALALYRTDDYLDQPCLETINRIKLYSESLARYGKSPYLYPLYGLGELPQGFARLSAIYGGTYMLNKPVDDIIMENGKVVGVKSEGEVARCKQLICDPSYIPDRVRKAGQVIRIICILSHPIKNTNDANSCQIIIPQNQVNRKSDIYVCMISYAHNVAAQGKYIAIASTTVETAEPEKEVEPALELLEPIDQKFVAISDLYEPIDDGSESQVFCSCSYDATTHFETTCNDIKDIYKRMAGSAFDFENMKRKQNDVFGEADQ, translated from the exons ATGGATGAGGAATACGATGTGATTGTGCTGGGGACAGGTCTTACC GAATGCATCCTGTCTGGCATCATGTCTGTGAATGGAAAGAAGGTGTTGCACATGGACCGAAACCCCTACTATGGGGGTGAGAGCTCTTCTATCACACCCCTTGAGGAG CTATATAAGCGCTTTCAGTTGCTGGAAGGGCCCCCTGAATCAATGGGCCGGGGCCGAGACTGGAATGTTGACTTGATCCCCAAATTCCTCATGGCCAATG GTCAGCTGGTAAAGATGCTACTGTATACAGAAGTGACTCGTTATCTGGACTTCAAGGTGGTAGAGGGCAGCTTTGTATACAAAGGGGGCAAGATCTACAAAGTGCCATCTACTGAGACTGAGGCCTTGGCTTCTA ATCTGATGGGCATGTTTGAAAAACGACGCTTCCGAAAATTTTTGGTGTTTGTGGCAAACTTTGATGAGAATGACCCCAAAACCTTTGAGGGTGTTGACCCGCAGACCACCAGCATGCGTGATGTCTACCGGAAGTTTGACCTGGGCCAAGATGTCATTGATTTCACTGGCCATGCCCTGGCGCTCTACCGCACTGATGA TTACCTGGATCAGCCATGTCTTGAGACTATTAACCGCATCAAGTTGTACAGTGAGTCCCTGGCCCGGTATGGCAAGAGCCCATATTTGTACCCACTCTATGGCCTGGGTGAGCTGCCTCAGGGCTTTGCCAG ATTGAGTGCCATCTATGGGGGAACATACATGCTGAACAAACCAGTGGATGACATCATCATGGAAAATGGCAAGGTGGTGGGTGTAAAATCTGAGGGAGAG GTGGCCCGCTGCAAGCAGCTGATCTGTGATCCCAGCTACATCCCAGACCGTGTGCGAAAGGCTGGCCAGGTTATTCGCATCATCTGCATCCTCAGCCACCCCATCAAGAATACCAATGATGCCAATTCCTGCCAAATTATCATCCCTCAGAATCAGGTCAACAGGAAGTCAG ACATCTATGTGTGCATGATCTCCTATGCACACAACGTGGCCGCACAAGGCAAATACATCGCCATTGCCAGCACCACCGTAGAGACTGCAGAACCAGAAAAGGAGGTTGAGCCTGCATTGGAGCTGTTGGAACCTATTGACCAAAA GTTTGTGGCTATCAGTGATTTATATGAGCCCATTGATGACGGTTCAGAGAGTCAG GTGTTCTGTTCCTGCTCCTATGATGCTACCACACACTTTGAGACAACCTGCAATGACATCAAAGATATCTACAAACGCATGGCTGGTTCTGCCTTTGATTTTGAGAACATGAAGCGCAAACAGAATGATGTCTTTGGAGAAGCCGATCAGTGA
- the Fam50a gene encoding protein FAM50A: MAQYKGAASEAGRAMHLMKKREKQREQMEQMKQRIAEENIMKSNIDKKFSAHYDAVEAELKSSTVGLVTLNDMKAKQEALVKEREKQLAKKEQSKELQLKLEKLREKERKKEAKRKISSLSFTLEEEEEGGEEEEEMAMYEEELEREEITTKKKKLGKNPDVDTSFLPDRDREEEENRLREELRQEWEAKQEKIKSEEIEITFSYWDGSGHRRTVKMKKGNTMQQFLQKALEILRKDFSELRSAGVEQLMYIKEDLIIPHHHSFYDFIVTKARGKSGPLFNFDVHDDVRLLSDATVEKDESHAGKVVLRSWYEKNKHIFPASRWEPYDPEKKWDKYTIR, encoded by the exons ATGGCTCAGTACAAGGGCGCTGCAAGTGAGGCGGGACGTGCCATGCACctaatgaagaagagagagaagcagcGTGAGCAAATGGAGCAGATGAAGCAGAGGATTGCAGAG GAGAACATAATGAAATCTAACATTGACAAGAAGTTCTCTGCACACTATGATGCTGTGGAAGCAGAGCTCAAGTCCAGTACTGTGG GTCTTGTGACCCTGAATGACATGAAGGCCAAACAGGAGGCACTGGTGAAGGAGCGAGAAAAGCAGTTGGCAAAAAAGGAACAGTCAAAGGAGCTACAGCT GAAGCTAGAGAAGCTTCGAGAGAAGGAGCGCAAGAAGGAGGCCAAACGGAAGATCTCTAGCCTGTCCTTCAccttggaggaagaagaggagggaggtgaagaggaagaagagatggcCATGTATGAGGAAGAACTGGAGAGGGAAG AGATcaccacaaagaaaaagaaattggggaagaacCCTGATGTGGATACAAGCTTCTTGCCTGACCGGGATCGGGAG GAGGAGGAGAATCGGCTTCGGGAAGAGCTGCGCCAGGAATGGGAAGCCAAGCAAGAAAAAATCAAGA GTGAAGAGATTGAAATCACCTTTAGTTACTGGGATGGCTCTGGGCACCGGCGCACTGTTAAG ATGAAGAAGGGCAACACCATGCAGCAGTTCCTGCAGAAAGCACTAGAGATCTTGCGGAAAGACTTCAGTGAGCTCAG GTCAGCAGGAGTGGAACAGCTCATGTACATCAAGGAGGATTTAATCATCCCCCAT CATCACAGCTTCTATGACTTCATTGTTACCAAGGCGCGAGGAAAAAGTG GGCCACTCTTCAACTTTGATGTTCATGATGATGTTCGACTGCTCAGTGATGCCACTGTGGAAAAGGATGAG TCACATGCAGGCAAAGTGGTGCTGAGGAGCTGGTATGAGAAGAACAAACACATTTTTCCTGCTAGTCGCTGGGAGCCCTATGACCCAGAGAAGAAATGGGACAAGTACACG ATCCGGTGA